In one window of Synchiropus splendidus isolate RoL2022-P1 chromosome 15, RoL_Sspl_1.0, whole genome shotgun sequence DNA:
- the LOC128746636 gene encoding trophoblast glycoprotein-like has product MRVTTVLLLLFCAQCRSSPCPAGCECFTVTRTVKCVSQNLVSVPRGIPGYARTVVITGNSVARVSADSLTELGNVSNLILSSNRVTELTSHSFSALLNLRFLDLSGNQLALIHPEALSIPGSPLQELNLSRALFNFTSLTDLTTALRWGNLQGLLRLDLSGNRLALLPPGMFSHLPNLQQLILTNNSLMAVYTGTFSGMNHLKLLDLTRNSFKTLRVDDLQELEKLGDVQILLGNNPYSCSCETQTFVAWLNQSRAQVDLEAVRCSSPAALTNTRLRGLGLHSLGCVVPFQPELHDISLQTSYVFLGLVLGFVGMVFLFVLYLNRKGMKKWINEMRDACRDVLEGYHYRYEIDSDPRLGHIAAGNGGSAAAVAAAHLRPSLSQQLPTDTCMVPTEAPLKPVMTSPPQSL; this is encoded by the exons ATGCGTGTCACCACCGTGCTTTTGCTGCTGTTCTGCGCTCAGTGCCGGAGCTCTCCGTGTCCTGCTGGGTGTGAGTGCTTCACCGTCACTCGTACGGTCAAATGCGTCTCGCAGAATCTTGTGTCGGTGCCGAGAGGCATCCCAGGGTACGCGAGGACAGTCGTCATCACTGGGAACTCGGTTGCCCGGGTCTCCGCTGACTCCCTGACGGAGCTGGGGAACGTCTCCAACCTCATTCTGAGCAGCAATAG GGTGACAGAGCTGACCTCACACAGCTTCTCTGCTCTCCTCAACCTCCGTTTCCTGGACCTCAGTGGGAACCAGCTGGCTCTCATCCACCCAGAAGCTCTCAGTATTCCAGGCAGCCCTCTGCAGGAGCTCAACCTGAGTCGGGCTCTCTTCAACTTCACCTCCTTGACGGACCTCACCACGGCGCTGCGTTGGGGGAACCTACAAGGTCTTCTGCGTCTGGACCTCTCCGGAAACCGCCTCGCTCTGCTGCCGCCGGGCATGTTCTCCCACCTCCCGAATCTCCAGCAGCTCATTCTCACCAACAACTCCTTGATGGCTGTTTACACTGGGACCTTCTCCGGCATGAACCACCTGAAGCTGCTGGACCTGACACGGAACAGCTTCAAGACGTTGAGGGTTGATGACCTGCAAGAGCTGGAGAAGCTGGGTGACGTTCAAATCCTGCTCGGCAACAACCCGTACTCCTGCTCCTGCGAGACTCAGACTTTCGTCGCCTGGCTGAATCAGTCGAGAGCCCAGGTGGACCTGGAGGCAGTGAGATGTTCCTCTCCGGCAGCGCTCACCAACACCAGGCTGAGAGGACTCGGGCTTCACAGCTTGGGGTGTGTGGTTCCATTCCAGCCAGAGTTGCACGACATCTCCCTGCAGACCTCCTACGTCTTCCTTGGGCTGGTGCTGGGATTCGTGGGAATGGTCTTCCTCTTTGTGCTCTATCTGAATCGCAAAGGCATGAAGAAGTGGATTAATGAAATGAGGGATGCATGTCGGGACGTTCTGGAGGGATACCACTACAGGTACGAGATCGACTCTGACCCCCGCTTGGGTCACATCGCGGCAGGTAACGGAGGCTCCGCTGCAGCGGTGGCGGCAGCACATTTACGGCCGTCTCTGTCCCAGCAGCTGCCCACTGACACATGCATGGTCCCGACTGAGGCACCCCTGAAGCCTGTCATGACCTCGCCCCCTCAGAGCCTATGA
- the kdf1a gene encoding keratinocyte differentiation factor 1 isoform X1, with protein MPGHSSSSSSAPQASRHHKHQGSSSRAAKYSQTRTISRDTTTSQDSYQDHHHSEHSRHSDLKHGRRGHPRNGRGSETIGFIPGSADGAPSGRHACGSCASMGWSGCKALICCVLTCGFYGSREPCLPVNESSTDHPPKAGAETHPPNGMAVTNPTCGVPLESTKAPHASKLPASDSFRYPDVRIAGQTVRYPVAAPKRNRTPGRGDTHRPISNTSLLSRDDYDLDDLSDTGTDIDSLITKKLLELYALHQIDQLAKCTSDSSFSRKTNEISELIYNIAQDYNLEEQEAECKLVHGVIRISTRKGKRNKSHQSSGQRTNGRNDGTLPDSGNETMTFMSSDFPEVKVSEQTPSDELARKMRLNSGRTYSSSSATAYSPYMHDTETDSSGAPLLL; from the exons ATGCCtggccacagcagcagcagcagcagcgctccGCAGGCGTCCCGCCACCACAAACACCAGGGCTCCAGCTCCAGAGCCGCCAAGTACAGTCAGACTCGCACCATATCCAGGGACACGACCACCAGCCAGGACTCTTATCAGGACCACCACCACAGCGAGCACTCCCGCCACTCTGACCTCAAGCATGGCCGCAGAGGTCACCCACGGAACGGCCGCGGCTCAGAGACCATCGGCTTCATACCGGGCTCGGCAGACGGCGCGCCCTCTGGCAGACATGCTTGCGGCTCCTGTGCTTCCATGGGCTGGAGCGGCTGCAAGGCTCTTATCTGCTGTGTGCTGACCTGCGGATTTTACGGCAGCAGGGAGCCCTGCCTGCCGGTCAACGAGAGTTCCACAGACCATCCTCCTAAAGCGGGTGCCGAGACCCACCCTCCGAATGGCATGGCTGTCACCAACCCCACCTGTGGGGTCCCGCTGGAGTCCACAAAAGCACCCCATGCCTCCAAGTTGCCCGCCAGCGACAGTTTCCGCTACCCTGACGTGCGTATCGCCGGTCAGACGGTCCGGTATCCGGTGGCTGCCCCTAAAAGGAACCGCACCCCCGGCAGAGGTGACACCCATCGGCCCATCAGCAACACCAGCCTGTTGTCCCGGGATGACTATGACTTGGATGACCTGAGCGACACGGGCACAGATATTGACTCTCTCATCACCAAGAAGCTCCTGGAGCTGTACGCGCTTCACCAGATCGACCAACTGGCCAAATGCACCTCCGACTCCTCCTTCTCCCGCAAGACCAACGAGATCAGCGAGCTCATCTACAACATCGCTCAGGACTACaacctggaggagcaggaggcagAGTGCAAGCTGGTGCACGGAGTCATCCGCATCAGCACCCGCaaggggaagaggaacaaaagcCATCAGTCGAGCGGGCAGCGGACCAACGGGAGGAACGACGGGACCCTGCCTGACAGCGGCAACGAGACCATGACCTTCATGAGCAGCGACT TTCCAGAGGTCAAAGTGTCCGAGCAGACGCCGTCCGACGAGCTGGCCAGGAAGATGAGACTGAACAGCGGCAGAA CTTACTCCTCCAGCAGCGCCACAGCCTACTCCCCGTACATGCACGACACAGAGACGGACTCTTCCGGCGCCCCGCTGCTCCTCTGA
- the kdf1a gene encoding keratinocyte differentiation factor 1 isoform X2, whose amino-acid sequence MPGHSSSSSSAPQASRHHKHQGSSSRAAKYSQTRTISRDTTTSQDSYQDHHHSEHSRHSDLKHGRRGHPRNGRGSETIGFIPGSADGAPSGRHACGSCASMGWSGCKALICCVLTCGFYGSREPCLPVNESSTDHPPKAGAETHPPNGMAVTNPTCGVPLESTKAPHASKLPASDSFRYPDVRIAGQTVRYPVAAPKRNRTPGRGDTHRPISNTSLLSRDDYDLDDLSDTGTDIDSLITKKLLELYALHQIDQLAKCTSDSSFSRKTNEISELIYNIAQDYNLEEQEAECKLVHGVIRISTRKGKRNKSHQSSGQRTNGRNDGTLPDSGNETMTFMSSDFPEVKVSEQTPSDELARKMRLNSGRS is encoded by the exons ATGCCtggccacagcagcagcagcagcagcgctccGCAGGCGTCCCGCCACCACAAACACCAGGGCTCCAGCTCCAGAGCCGCCAAGTACAGTCAGACTCGCACCATATCCAGGGACACGACCACCAGCCAGGACTCTTATCAGGACCACCACCACAGCGAGCACTCCCGCCACTCTGACCTCAAGCATGGCCGCAGAGGTCACCCACGGAACGGCCGCGGCTCAGAGACCATCGGCTTCATACCGGGCTCGGCAGACGGCGCGCCCTCTGGCAGACATGCTTGCGGCTCCTGTGCTTCCATGGGCTGGAGCGGCTGCAAGGCTCTTATCTGCTGTGTGCTGACCTGCGGATTTTACGGCAGCAGGGAGCCCTGCCTGCCGGTCAACGAGAGTTCCACAGACCATCCTCCTAAAGCGGGTGCCGAGACCCACCCTCCGAATGGCATGGCTGTCACCAACCCCACCTGTGGGGTCCCGCTGGAGTCCACAAAAGCACCCCATGCCTCCAAGTTGCCCGCCAGCGACAGTTTCCGCTACCCTGACGTGCGTATCGCCGGTCAGACGGTCCGGTATCCGGTGGCTGCCCCTAAAAGGAACCGCACCCCCGGCAGAGGTGACACCCATCGGCCCATCAGCAACACCAGCCTGTTGTCCCGGGATGACTATGACTTGGATGACCTGAGCGACACGGGCACAGATATTGACTCTCTCATCACCAAGAAGCTCCTGGAGCTGTACGCGCTTCACCAGATCGACCAACTGGCCAAATGCACCTCCGACTCCTCCTTCTCCCGCAAGACCAACGAGATCAGCGAGCTCATCTACAACATCGCTCAGGACTACaacctggaggagcaggaggcagAGTGCAAGCTGGTGCACGGAGTCATCCGCATCAGCACCCGCaaggggaagaggaacaaaagcCATCAGTCGAGCGGGCAGCGGACCAACGGGAGGAACGACGGGACCCTGCCTGACAGCGGCAACGAGACCATGACCTTCATGAGCAGCGACT TTCCAGAGGTCAAAGTGTCCGAGCAGACGCCGTCCGACGAGCTGGCCAGGAAGATGAGACTGAACAGCGGCAGAA GTTGA